A window of Centropristis striata isolate RG_2023a ecotype Rhode Island chromosome 13, C.striata_1.0, whole genome shotgun sequence genomic DNA:
TGGACTAGTCTACAGACTGTAGTCATTTGGCCTTCCAAGTTACTAAAACAGTTCAAGTAGATGTTTCTTCCCACAAAACACTAATGAGACACAGTCTTGATGCctcttttacattattttatacatctAAAAACCTGTCTTAAAGGTATTTTAATgccatattttcttctttttgtagaATCCTAATGAGGAAATACCTCAGGAAAATTCTGAGACTACAATTTTGGCATCCTCATCTGAAGATTTTGAAGAGGTATATCTTCATTAAGAATAAATTGTCATTGATATCTTTCATTCTGTCTTAGAATATTATCCAGTGACGATCAAACCAAAGCTTCCCTCTCATTCTTTATTCAGACCTAACATATCTTCTTGAGTGGTACATTCTCAGggcctgtgtttttaatgcctcttttctatatgTTTTATCTGCTATAGCTAATGGCTGAGAGCAGTCGGATCCAGATAGGTGAAGACCAGATTCAGACaagtccaggtcctggtccactCAGCGGGCATGGAAAggtaaatacaatttaatgcatttcttATTGATGATACTTGTGGCAGACTTCAGCAACATGCTTGATCAgtcgggtgtgtatgtgtgtgtgcagtcaccTGACTTTGATATGATTTATATGGACAATGGTATGTAAGGGCCATGATATGAAAGTGTAGGTCAGTATAATgtctgattctgtgtgtgtgtgtataaagcaGTGATCCGCTCTAATATGACTTAGGAGGTCCATACAGTTAACAAGGTCCTTCCTTCCgtgtcatcattttgttttttaaaaatacttgaaCAACCTGCATCTGATCTGTTTGTTGCTTTAATGAGAATGTTAAGTTGGTTATGTCTGATCGAAGGGAACTGGGTTGTGAGTCATAAATGGGAAGTAGAACAAGATCTTACTCAAAACTCATTGATACAAATTTAGGAACTATAAAGGCACGGAGTCACTCGTAAAGCCAAAGTTCTAGCATGGAGGAAGGAATCATATACTAATTTGGaagattattgtttttatagtcATGGACTAGTCTACAGACTGTAGTCATTTGGCCTTCCAAGTTACTAAAACAGTTCAAGTAGGTGTTTCTTCCCACAAAACACTAATAAGACACAGTCTTGATGCCTCTTTTACGTGAATTTATACATCTAAAAACCTGTCTTAAAGGTATTTTAATgccatattttcttctttttgtagaATCCTGATGAGGAAATACCTCAGGAAAATTCTGAGACTACAATTTTGACACCCCTAACTGAAGATTTTGAAGAGGTATATCTTCATTAGCTttcttcacaatatttttatgaaatatggGATTGTCCTATTTATTCAGACCTAACATATCTTCTTGAGTGGTACATTCTCAGggcctgtgtttttaatgcctcttttctatatgTTTTATCTGCTATAGCTAATGGCTGAGAGCAGTCGGATCCAGATAGGTGAAGACCAGATTCAGACaagtccaggtcctggtccactCAGCGGGCATGGAAAggtaaatacaatttaatgcatttcttATTGATGATACTTGTGGCAGACTTCAGCAACATGCTTGATCAgtcgggtgtgtatgtgtgtgtgcagtcaccTGACTTTGATATGATTTATATGGACAATGGTATGTAAGGGCCATGATATGGAAGTGTAGGTCAGTATAATgtctgattctgtgtgtgtgtgtataaagcaGTGATCCGCTCTAATATGACTTAGGAGGTCCATACAGTTAACAAGGTCCTTCCTTCCgtgtcatcattttgttttttaaaaatacttgaaCAACCTGCACCTGATCTGTTTTTTGCTTTCATGAGAATGTTAAGTTGGTTATGTCTGATCAAAGTATTACATTGGAAGTAGAACAAGATCTATTCCTATCGGAGCAATACTTCTTTTTTGTGATCTTAACAAATAAGTCAAATTTACATACAACACTGTTGTaattttgagcattttcagCATTGAAATgtgaatgtaaaatattttctgCCAACAGTGTCAAAATCACCGCCTTGTGTGCGCAACAGTATCCTCCTTGGACAAATGCCTTCAGTGTGTGGGACCTGTAGCCTCCTTAAAGTGGCTTGGCTATAAGTGCAAAGGTGAGTCCTTTGTGTGGCTAATGACAGTAGGTGAATTCAGACTCAGTATGCAGTACATTAGGTATATCTGAAACTAATGCAGTGTAGTACAACAGTCCTGCAAttaattatagtaataatatttttgCTGATACTCTTTTAGGATGTTTTGATTGAACTTTCTGAACATTTTGGAAGCTGATGTTTGTGGTGCTGCTTAGCTGTATTTTGTCATGTAAGAGATGTTTCTAATTTCTTTGTCTTCTCTCTTTCCATCATTAATGGTAGGCTAAATACTAGAAACACTTATCTGTATCacacagacaacaacaacagagttAAACTGAAGCTTCAAATGATCAGAAAGTTGAATTAAcgcttcttctttttgttttattcagatGTACCTAATCATGTACCTGATATATGTAGTGTATTCTAATGTATAATTAACCACTCATCCTTGGTACGCAGTTCATTTCGCTTCACTGGCACTGACAAAATCTGTGAGGGTGTCATGCTTGTCATGCAGTTTGTGTGTATTCCAAATCATTACTTTTAGaaaggaaaaatgtaaacagacaaagtttaaattaataatttaaaaatgtgttacagttTGTTCAGGTGTCTGGCATAAAACCTGTTTCAGACGAATTATAAATGAAAACCTCCCCCACCAATCACAGGTAAGTATCGACTGAGGTTGTCTtaaattttttaagtaaatgtaaaatgtccaTACCTAAAATGTGTTGTCTCACCATTTCAGGAGCAACAGCTTTCAAAATGTTCAGAGGATGAACTGCTGTCAGATGAGGATAGCATACCACATTCCAATGTGGATCCAATATCTGATGATGATCAGGATCATTCTGATGTGGATTACGTACCAGACTCAGAGTTtcaagatgatgatgaagattcAGACACAAGTATACCTTTCATGCCTATTCGGTCTAACGGTGGACAGATTCAGGTAAAACCAGTAATACCTGATGCTGGGACATCTTATGGGTCAGACACAGGCATCCCAGTTGTGCCCAGTACATCAAAAGGTCAAATGCCCCTTAAAGAAACATCAGGCTCTGCAAATTCTATGAAAACCTTgccgaagaagaagaaaaagctaGATGATCAAGCAGAGCCTCACAACCAAGAATCAACACATTTGACTATGAGTACTAAAAATTACTGTTACATTTGTGGTCAACCACAAAGCAAAATTTCTCGCCACTTGAAGACACACACTACACATGTAGAAGTTGTACATGTTTTTTCCCTGCCTTACCACTCAAAGGAGCGTAAAATATTGTTAGAAAAAATGAGGAATAAGGGAAACTTTAGACATAATACTGCTGTTTTACAAGGTGGAACAGGCCCGCTGAAAGTAAAGAGAAAACCAAAGGCTAAAGCAGTGGCAGGAAAGTTTGTTCACTGTATGTACTGTCAAGGGATGTACCTCCGGAAAGAGCTTTGGAGACATGCCCGCAGATGCCCCTGCAAGCCAGAAGATGGAGATTTGGAAAAAGAACCTGGGAGGACCAAAGTACTGGGTTTGGCTGTCGCTCAAGAGTCTGCATCTTGTCACCAGATCTCAGCTGGAGTTTGGAAGCTCCTTAGTGCCATGAAACAGGATGAGGTTGCCTCAGCTGTGAGAAATGACCTCTCTATTATTCAGTTTGCCCAGTCACTCTACAACAGACATGGACAAGACCCTACAAAGTATGAATACATGCGACAGAAGCTTCGTGAAGTGGGGCGTTTGTTGTTATGTCTGCGCACAGACTTCTCAGTACATAACCTGGAGGAGGCTGTTAAACCTGCTAACTTCCAGAGGGTTGTGCAAGCTGTAAAGAAAGTTTCTGGTTTTGATGAAGAAAAACACTCATATGGAACACCAAGCCTTGCATTGAAATTGGGGCACACATTGCACAAAGTTTGTGACATTATCCACTGTAGGGCCCTCATGGCAGAACATGAAGAACTGATCAAGTCCACTGACACATTCAAGAAGTTGTACTCCTCCAAGTGGTCTGAGATGGTGTCTCACAGTGCCTTGAACACACTGAGTGATGCAAAGTACAACAAGCCATCAACTTTACCCTTCACTGAGGATGTTCGCATTCTTCACCAGTACCTTGAGAAATCTGCAGAAAGTGCCTTTTGCAACTTAAAGGAGAAGGCCACGACTCAGAACTATGCACAACTTGCAAAAGTTACACTTGCACAAATCATTGTGTTCAATCGAAGACGAGCTGGGGAGGTTTCAAAAATGCGCCTCAAAAGTTTCCATGAAAGAGACAACACAAAGCTCCATGAAGATGTTGCCATGGGTTTGTCAAAGACTGAACAGAAGCTTTACAACTATTTCAGCCGAATCGAAATCATGGGGAAAAGGGGCAGAAAGGTTGCAGTTCTGCTAACACCAAGGATGGTGGATGCTCTCTCACTACTGACCAGTCAAAGGACTGAGTGTGGTGTTTGTGCCACAAATATCTTCCTGTTTGCAAGACCTAAATCAATGACCCATTACAGAGGGCAGGACTGTTTGCGTGTTCATGCAAGCCAGTGTGGAGCAAAGCACCCTGAGCATCTCAGGTCGACACAACTAAGGAAACATGTTGCAACACTCTCTCAGGTCcttaatttgaaaaacaatgAACTTGATCAGGTCGCAGATTTCCTGGGACACGACATCCGTGTTCACCGCGACTTCTACAGATTACCAGTTCCCACAACACAGCTGGCCAAGATTTCTAAACTGCTTTTATCAATGGAGAAAGGACATCTTTCCAGCATGCAGGGAAAATCCCTGGATGAGATTGAAATAGAAGGTTTGTACAGAAATTAGCACTGATATTAGTGGGGGGGTTCTGAATGCTAAGTTAGTCTTGTCAACACATGATAATGACCAATCAATCAGGTTAGCAATGGCCATTAAGTTGGCATCTCATCATGTTACACCATGGTGCCATTTGTAGAATTGTGGCATTGAATGATACTACTATACATCTTTAAAATATTTCCATGTCCAAGTCcagttttgctttgtttgttgttttaattagttttctgCTATTCATAAGACTTTTACTAACACCGTCTCCTAGGTGAAATCGCATTAAGTGACACTGAGGCCAAAGACAGTGACAGTGAATCTGATGGCAGTGGCACAGAATTCACAGAGTGTGACACTAGTGAGGCTGTGGATGCTGCAACCGACTCTACAGCTACGGAGCAGGTCCATGATGCTGCAGATTTAGGTAAGTTACTTCTTCAGTTacttttacagttgtttttgatcaaatgtgtttttttccataagAAAACTTTTGACAAATAATGTGTATTGCAGAAGCAGTGTCATCAGTGACGTCCACAGTGAATGAGACTGCCCCTCTCTCTGAAAGTAAGTTTGATTGTAACACATCTttacacaacatataaaaagacatttaagatataaaatccaaaaaaagacaatacaaaaagacacaaagtataaaaagaatatcacaatgaaaaataaaaactatggaCAAAGGACTTAAAAACTATGTTGCATTTACGTATGATGTGTATAtacagttagttt
This region includes:
- the LOC131982830 gene encoding uncharacterized protein LOC131982830 isoform X2, which gives rise to MRNKGNFRHNTAVLQGGTGPLKVKRKPKAKAVAGKFVHCMYCQGMYLRKELWRHARRCPCKPEDGDLEKEPGRTKVLGLAVAQESASCHQISAGVWKLLSAMKQDEVASAVRNDLSIIQFAQSLYNRHGQDPTKYEYMRQKLREVGRLLLCLRTDFSVHNLEEAVKPANFQRVVQAVKKVSGFDEEKHSYGTPSLALKLGHTLHKVCDIIHCRALMAEHEELIKSTDTFKKLYSSKWSEMVSHSALNTLSDAKYNKPSTLPFTEDVRILHQYLEKSAESAFCNLKEKATTQNYAQLAKVTLAQIIVFNRRRAGEVSKMRLKSFHERDNTKLHEDVAMGLSKTEQKLYNYFSRIEIMGKRGRKVAVLLTPRMVDALSLLTSQRTECGVCATNIFLFARPKSMTHYRGQDCLRVHASQCGAKHPEHLRSTQLRKHVATLSQVLNLKNNELDQVADFLGHDIRVHRDFYRLPVPTTQLAKISKLLLSMEKGHLSSMQGKSLDEIEIEGEIALSDTEAKDSDSESDGSGTEFTECDTSEAVDAATDSTATEQVHDAADLAVSSVTSTVNETAPLSERQDAGQDHESRRVPKKVWSKPEVAAVMRHFRGHICKGKLATKNECSHCKLVEGPALAQRTVQNIRDFVRNRGIAAKRQSQKEKL
- the LOC131982830 gene encoding uncharacterized protein LOC131982830 isoform X1 encodes the protein MRNKGNFRHNTAVLQGGTGPLKVKRKPKAKAVAGKFVHCMYCQGMYLRKELWRHARRCPCKPEDGDLEKEPGRTKVLGLAVAQESASCHQISAGVWKLLSAMKQDEVASAVRNDLSIIQFAQSLYNRHGQDPTKYEYMRQKLREVGRLLLCLRTDFSVHNLEEAVKPANFQRVVQAVKKVSGFDEEKHSYGTPSLALKLGHTLHKVCDIIHCRALMAEHEELIKSTDTFKKLYSSKWSEMVSHSALNTLSDAKYNKPSTLPFTEDVRILHQYLEKSAESAFCNLKEKATTQNYAQLAKVTLAQIIVFNRRRAGEVSKMRLKSFHERDNTKLHEDVAMGLSKTEQKLYNYFSRIEIMGKRGRKVAVLLTPRMVDALSLLTSQRTECGVCATNIFLFARPKSMTHYRGQDCLRVHASQCGAKHPEHLRSTQLRKHVATLSQVLNLKNNELDQVADFLGHDIRVHRDFYRLPVPTTQLAKISKLLLSMEKGHLSSMQGKSLDEIEIEGEIALSDTEAKDSDSESDGSGTEFTECDTSEAVDAATDSTATEQVHDAADLEAVSSVTSTVNETAPLSERQDAGQDHESRRVPKKVWSKPEVAAVMRHFRGHICKGKLATKNECSHCKLVEGPALAQRTVQNIRDFVRNRGIAAKRQSQKEKL
- the LOC131983006 gene encoding uncharacterized protein LOC131983006 is translated as MAESSRIQIGEDQIQTSPGPGPLSGHGKCQNHRLVCATVSSLDKCLQCVGPVASLKWLGYKCKVCSGVWHKTCFRRIINENLPHQSQEQQLSKCSEDELLSDEDSIPHSNVDPISDDDQDHSDVDYVPDSEFQDDDEDSDTSIPFMPIRSNGGQIQVKPVIPDAGTSYGSDTGIPVVPSTSKGQMPLKETSGSANSMKTLPKKKKKLDDQAEPHNQESTHLTMSTKNYCYICGQPQSKISRA